TTTTTAATATCTAAAAGATGTCCTGAACACGAAAAAAGAAAAAAAAACCCGAAAAAAAATAATAGAAAGACGGTTTTTGGAATACTATTTCTCATACTTTTGGCGTTTTATAACCACAAATTTAACGATTGAAAAAACAATGAAATTAAAATATATTGTTAAAACATTACTTATAGGATTGTTTTTTACAGCTTGCAGCAAGGATTCTGATTCTAATGAAACTACAGCTAGCGAGCCAGACGAGATTAATAATTTTGTCTGGAAAGCTATGAATTCCTGGTACTACTGGCAACCCAACGTTACTAATTTGTCCGACAGCAAAATCGCTTCTACCACAACATATGACAATTTTATTAACGGAAAAACTCCCGATGCGCTTTTTTATTCACTCCTATATCAAAGAGGAACAGTTGATAGATTCTCCTGGATTGAAAACAGTAATGAAATAGTGAATGCTTCAAAAATTGCAGAAGTCGAAAAAAAAGGTGGTTTTAGCTATGGAATTTATCCTAAAGATGCATCCAATACAAATATGGTAGCTTTAATTAACTACATTGTACCTGGCTCACCAGCAGCTTTGGCGGGATTGAAAAGAGGCGACGTTATTACGAAAATAAATGGAAGCCAGCTTACTTCAAGTAATTATGACCAATTAGAAAATACACAATTCACAATTACTTTGGCAGCAAGCGTGCAATTTATAAACAGTAGTTTAGTAACCACTGACAAAGCAGGAACTGTGACTGTAACAAAAGCAGAAATTAACGAAAACCCGGTTGCTTATTACGAAAAGAAAGTATATGGCAGCAAAAACATTGGTTATTTGGTTTATAATGGTTTTAAATCAGATTATAATGACGAACTCAATGTGGCTTTCGCTAAAATGCAATCGGATGGAATTAACGAATTGGTTTTGGATTTAAGATATAATGGAGGTGGCTCATTAGAAACTGCAGTTGCCCTGGCGCAAATGATTAATGGCAGTTTTACCAACAAACCCTACATTTACTTAGACTTCAATAATAAACATAATAGTGAAGATGGCTATGAAAATCTTTCCGAAAAAGTAAACATTTTTAACCTGGTTGATAACGAACCAACTTTTCAGAGAGAAGAAAGTATAAACAGCCTTGCTTTGACAAAAATATATGTGCTGATAAGTTTTCAAACCGCTTCTGCCAGCGAGCTTACCATACAATGTCTAAAAAAATACATTAACGTAATCACAATAGGCGAAGAAACAGTTGGAAAATTTGTAGGATCCAACACGCTATACGATTCCCCTGCTTATAATTATATCTCCTATGCCAATCGAAATACTAAACACAAATGGCAATTGCAACCCATTACCTTTTCATATTATAACAAAGACAAAGACGAAAATCCAGCGAAAATCATACCTGATTACGAAATTAATCCATATAGTACTTTCTTTAATCTGGTTGAATTTGGAAACGTAAAAGATCCTTATTTGAAGAAAGCCCTTGAATTAATTACAGGCCAAACCCTGCGAACTACAGCAAAAGCCGCCAATACTTCTTTGTCCTTTAATATTAGTAATCTTGCTGCATTCAACCCTACAAATACTGCCAAAGGTTTATATATCGAGGATTTTAAAAGGTTGAAAAAACAATAAAAGCAACGGAATTAAAATCATCAGTCCCCAACTCTCTGAAGTGTTCCTTTCTAACGCACTTTTCATAAGGAACTCTTCGGGAAACAGCAAAATTTTTGACGAAACAATATGACCCATATGCTTTTATTCTCTGCCGATTGCTTAACTATCTATCATTTTATATTAACAATCAATAAATTTAATTAATTGTTTGGGCATGGCCTCCTGTTCTTTTCTGTTTGGATGGTTACCTCTTTCTTTATAAGGAAAAAATAAGGTATATATTTTTTTATCGTGCAACTGATCAACGGCTTTTTGGATATAGCCCGGCCATTCAGAACCAGTCCTTGTAGCATCCATATTACCTAATGCTCAAATTATACTCGACCCAAGGATATTTGCTTCTGACTGAACGAACAAAATTAGCGTACGACTGAATTATAAAAGTTTCTGATGGTTTCTCTGTGCAAAATCTGCGCTTAAACTGTTCATTTTCCGGTTTGTTTACGATCCATGAATCATTCTGAAAAAGATTAATCACTACAATATCTGGTGTGTACTTTGCAAAATTCCATTTACTTAAAGGATCCAATGAAAGCAAATAATACTTATATGTTTAGTTTTTTAAATTGATCATACTATAAAATTGAAAATCAGGTCCTGTCGCATTTATCAGAATTTAATATAAGTTTTTTTATGATTTTAACTTTAAGTCAACAATTTTCAGAATAACAATCCTTCATAATGATTCCTGTATTGTCTTAATTACTTTATTAAGACAAAAGATTCAGATAAATCTGGAATTTTTATGTTTCATTTAAACTTCTTATTTGCAGATATTATATTAAAAACTTAAAATCATGATCTGAATATAATGAGTATCATATTGTAATAAGTAAAACTTTTGCAAAAAATAAAGGCACCTGATTATCAGATGCCTTTATAATTAATGTGATAGTATAGTTATGCTACAACTACGTTTACTGCGTTTGGACCTTTACGGCCTTCTTCAATATCATATCGTACTTCATCATTTTGACGAATGTTTTCTGACAAACCTGAAACATGAACAAAAACTTCATCTCCGCCATTATTAGGAGTTATGAATCCAAAACCTTTTTCTTCATTGAAGAATTTTACTGTACCTTCTTGCATTTTAATATATTTAATTGTTCAAAGATAACTTTATTTAATTAGAACTAATTGAATTTGAGAATTTTATTTCCAAATAAATTATTATCTCATTAAAATTGCTGAAATATACCTTAAAGCATAGATCTTTTTAGAAAATCTAATAGTATAATTAAAAACGAAATCACTATATACGAAATTGATTGTTTGAAAATATGGATTCTTTGCTTTACAATTCACGTCTATACGTATAAGAATTAAAAAAAGTTATTTTGATATAAAAAGTAAAAATGGTAATATAACTTTATTTACATTTTAATTTTTACACAGAAAATGTCTAATCACTAATATTTAATACATCTTTCAAAATATTTTTTAAATCTTCAAAATTGTACGGTTTTGAAATAAAAAATTCATTTCCATTAGTCAACAAGAGCTGTTCAGCAGCTTCCTTAGAATAAGCCGAGTATAAAATAACAGGAATATCTTTTAATCGTTTTTCATTCCTGATTTGTATTATGAATTCCTGTCCGTTCATGTCGGGCATATTATAATCCAAAAAGATAATATCTGGCAGCAATTCAGACTTTCGGAGCTTTACAAGAGCTTGATTTGGATTTTTCTCATCTGTATATAGTATATCATTCCCAAGTGATTTGACTGCCTCTTTAAAGATCTCTCTGTCATCATCGTCATCATCTATTAAAAGTATATTTTGATACTGCATAACGTTTCTTTTTGACTGGCCATTATCATGATCTAACCAATAGTTAATTTTGTACTTCTTAACTCAAAATTCAATAATTATTTCCCATATAAACTTATTATTTATCATATAGAATACTTTAATCTAGCATATAAGTAAAATTAAACTATAATATACATGACAATTTATACAACCACTTGCAATTGTTATAGAATATAGACCTAAAAAGGATATTGTTTACAACCAGTGTATGCTATTCATAAGTTCATGTTCTTATCCTAATTCCAGGCAGATAAAAAACTACTAATATTAAATATAGTTTAGAATGAGGCACTTAAAATTAATTACTTATGTACTTTATAGAAAAGTAATTACACAACCATCCAAAATTATCTTAAAATTTTTGAAGTTTATCTAAATAAAACAATCGGGATAGCCTTAGCAGTCACTAATCCTCCATGGTATTGTTTTCAGAAATAAAAAATATTTTTTTTAAAGGATTTATTAGAGCTTTTTTCCAATAAAGAAAAAAGACTTTTTTTAAAACGAGAATAAAACCTGCAAATGAACTAGGTTTTTGTATATAGAGGTCTGCTCCTTTATTGAAAGTATCCTCTATATCTTTAGGATGATTGGAAGTTGATAACATAACTGCAGGAATGTCCTTAAGTTTTTTATCATTCTTTATTTCTGCCAATGCTTCCTTACCACCTTTAACAGGCATATTTATATCTATAAAAATAATATCTGGTTTCTGTTCAGTCTCATCCTTCAAGATGTCAACTAGTTCTTCACCATTTCCTACCGTAATAATTTCAGTAGGAACTTTTGTTGCATCTACTGCATCAATAAATAATTCCTTATCATCATTATCATCTTCAGCCAATATAATTTTCAATGGCTCATTTTCTTTTAAATCTTTATTATTTAAGGGTGAATTTTCAGCACTTATCATATTGAAGTAGTTTTACAATTCAAAAGTACAGCATAAATGCCTAATAAGTTTCGTTAAAACAGAAATCTTAAAATTAATAAAATTTGAAAACACAATCAAATACTACTTAATTTAACTGTTATGTAAGACTAAATAAATTCATTTTAAAAAATTATCGCTATTTTTAACCAGTATTTAACCTCAAAATAACCGACTACATTACCAAAAATGAAAAAAATATTCCTCATATTCTTAATTGCAACCTTATATTCGTTCAATATTAATGAAGAAATAATAATTGTTTCGGGTAAAATCATAAATACAAAAATAAAACAATTCGAATTAAGGGAGAATTACTCGACAAAGAAATAAAGCTCAAAACAGATGGTAGTTTTTCAGAAAACCTGGCATTAGAATTTGATGGCATATATAGAATCGAAACTACTAAAAACAGTATTCCTATATATCTGTCTAAAGATTCTAAACTGGAAATATATGCTGATGACGCAAAACTGAATACCACTTTAAAATTTACAGGCAAAGGATATATAGAGAATCAATATCTTGCCAAAAAACAGCTTATAATTTCTGCAACTCCCGATGATCAACTTTATAAACTTAATGAAAATGAATTTCTGAAAAGGCTTCAGGAAATAAAAACTTCGGTTAATAATTTATATCTCAAAACAAAATTTACTGATATGGGATTCAAAGAAAAAGAAGCCAGAAGCATTTATTATTTGGAGCAAAAGCATTTATTATTCTATAAAAAATATCATTCTTACTATGCCAAATTAGATAGTTTTGATGTTTCTCAAACATATCCAAAGTTTGATAAAACAATGGATTTAGACACTAATTCTGATTTTTTATTCTCAAATCAATATCAGGACATTG
The Flavobacterium flavigenum genome window above contains:
- a CDS encoding response regulator, whose product is MQYQNILLIDDDDDDREIFKEAVKSLGNDILYTDEKNPNQALVKLRKSELLPDIIFLDYNMPDMNGQEFIIQIRNEKRLKDIPVILYSAYSKEAAEQLLLTNGNEFFISKPYNFEDLKNILKDVLNISD
- a CDS encoding cold-shock protein — its product is MQEGTVKFFNEEKGFGFITPNNGGDEVFVHVSGLSENIRQNDEVRYDIEEGRKGPNAVNVVVA
- a CDS encoding response regulator → MISAENSPLNNKDLKENEPLKIILAEDDNDDKELFIDAVDATKVPTEIITVGNGEELVDILKDETEQKPDIIFIDINMPVKGGKEALAEIKNDKKLKDIPAVMLSTSNHPKDIEDTFNKGADLYIQKPSSFAGFILVLKKVFFLYWKKALINPLKKIFFISENNTMED
- a CDS encoding S41 family peptidase, with protein sequence MKLKYIVKTLLIGLFFTACSKDSDSNETTASEPDEINNFVWKAMNSWYYWQPNVTNLSDSKIASTTTYDNFINGKTPDALFYSLLYQRGTVDRFSWIENSNEIVNASKIAEVEKKGGFSYGIYPKDASNTNMVALINYIVPGSPAALAGLKRGDVITKINGSQLTSSNYDQLENTQFTITLAASVQFINSSLVTTDKAGTVTVTKAEINENPVAYYEKKVYGSKNIGYLVYNGFKSDYNDELNVAFAKMQSDGINELVLDLRYNGGGSLETAVALAQMINGSFTNKPYIYLDFNNKHNSEDGYENLSEKVNIFNLVDNEPTFQREESINSLALTKIYVLISFQTASASELTIQCLKKYINVITIGEETVGKFVGSNTLYDSPAYNYISYANRNTKHKWQLQPITFSYYNKDKDENPAKIIPDYEINPYSTFFNLVEFGNVKDPYLKKALELITGQTLRTTAKAANTSLSFNISNLAAFNPTNTAKGLYIEDFKRLKKQ